ACAGCGACACGCGCAGGCCCACGATCATCCCCGCGCCGATGAGCAGCACGCTGGGCTCGAATCCGCCGCCCACCAGCGGCTTGCCGCCCGCGGTGAAGAAGCCCTTCTCCGGCCACTGCTCGGAGAGGTGTACGTCGACCACCTTCTTGCGCATGAAGTCGAAGAAGCGACCCAGCCGATAGAACATGCCCTCGTCGGTGTTGAGCACGCCCACCACGGCGCCGACCAGCATGGCGATGATGAGCGAGTAGGCTCGCTTGATGGCCTCGCGCCCCTCGCTGTAGAGGCTGCGCAGCGTGGTGGCGGCGGCGATTCCCGAGGGGAACGGCAGCTGCTCGTGATTGATCATCTGGCGCTTCATCGGAATGGCCAGGAACACGCCCATGGCCGCAGTGGCGAGGGTGAAGCTGGCCACGGCCCACCACGGCTGATGCACGTGGTTGGGGTCGAGGATGAGCATGGCGCCGAACGCGGTGGCAATGGTGGCCCCCGTCGACGCGCCTGCCGCCGACGCGGTCGACTGCATGCAGTTGTTCTCGAGAATCGACATCTGGCTGAGCTTGCCCCCCGTGAGGGCGCGCAGGCCGTTCCAGAGCACGAACGACATCACGCACGAGGTGATGGCCACCCCGAAGCCCCAGCCCACCTTCATGGTGGTGTAGAGGTTCGACCACGACATCAGCATGCCGAGCACCGCGCCCATGGCCACCGCGCGGAAGGTGAGCTGGGGCATGTTGTCGCCCTGGTAGACGTGGGTGTACCAGTGCAGGTCTTTCTCCTCGGCCGACGCCTCGTCCGGCAGCGGCGGCGGCTCACTGGTGGGCACGTTGGTGAAGCCTTCGGCGTGCTCGGATATGGGAAGATGTGAGGGGCGTCCCGGCGTGTGGGTGTACGCGTTCGTGGAAGGGTCGAGAGCGGTCTCCTCGTCGTGGTCGGCCATATCGAGTTCCTCTCAGACGTTGTCGGCGGGGTGGGGCGGCAGGATGGGTCGGTGAAGATTCCCCTCCGCTTCGAGAAGTCCTCGCGCGTCGATCAGCGACGACGGTAGACGACGGCGCCGTCGGCCACGGTCAGCATGACTCTAGCGGCGTGGATGCGGTGGGAAGGCAGCTTGAACAGATCGTGATCGAGCACCACCAGGTCGGCCCTCCGACCCACCTCGAGCGTCCCCGTGCGGGCCTCATCGAATCCCAACCAGGCGGCGTTGCGCGTGTACATCTGGATGGCCTGGGCGAGCGAGACCCGCTCGTCGGGGATGTATACCGCACCGTGGGCGTCACCCAGGGCGCGATGGGTGACCGCGACCTCGATGGCGTCGAGCGGGGCCAGGGTGGTGACCGGCCAGTCGCTTCCCCCGACCACGCGCGCGCCGCAGCGCCACATCGACCGTGCGGGATACTGCTGGGCGTAGCGCGAGGGTCCCAGCACGACGCGGTCAACCTTCGAATCGCTGTTGTCCTGCAGCCAGTACGACTGGAAGTTCGCCGCTACCCCGAGACGAGGGAAGCGGGGTCGATCGGCTGGGTCGATGAGCTGGACGTGCGCGATGTGGGGACGACGGTCGCGCGGTCCGTGCGCAACCGTCACCGCCTCGATGGCGTCGAGCCCGTCGCGCACTGCACGGTCGCCGATGGCGTGCATGTGGATCTGGAAGCCGGCATCGTCGAGTCGCAGGGCGAGCGCGCGGAGGGCGTCCGGCGCGAACTCGGAGATGCCTCGATCGTGCGGGCGATCGGCGTACGGCGCGAGCATGGCGGCGGTGTGGGTCTCGATCACCCCGTCGAGGAAGATCTTGGCGGCGGTCAGGCGCACCCGCGAGCGCGTCGCGCTCGCGCGCAACTTCACCAGGTCGTCGACCTGCTCGGGGCCGCGCGTGGGGTCGGTCTCGAGCGACGCCACCACCCGCAAGGTGAGCCGCCCTTTCGCCTCAGCCGCCTGCCAGACGGCGACCTGGCTCCGCGTCACCCGCGCATCGTGGATCGTCGTGATGCCTGCCGCATGGGCACGCGCCTGGGCTGTGAGCAGGCCCCGCAGGCTCTCGTCGAACGAGACCGGAGACAGCTTCTCGGTCACCCCCGTTGCGGCCGCCTCGCGCAGGGTTCCGCTCGGGTTGCCGTGGGCGTCACGCTCGATGCGTCCACGTGGGGGGTCCGGGGTGGACGCGGTGATGCCGGCCGCCGCGAGGGCGCGTGAGTTGGCCCACCCGTTGTGGCCGTCCGAGGCCCAGAAGAAGGCGGGGCGATCCGGCACGAGGCGGTCGAGAAGCTCGCGGCTCGGGTTGCATCCCGGAAACAGCGAGACGCCCCAGCCGGCACCCACCACGCAGGGGAGGCGGGGATGGGCGCGGGCATACGCGCGGATGGTCGCGGAAACCTCGGCGATGCTTTCGCACGCGTAGAGATCGCAGCGCCCGAGGTCGACCCCGCCGTCGAGCAGGTGCACATGCGTGTCTTGAAAGCCCGGCAGCAGCATGCCCCCCCTCAGATCGACGATGCGGGTACGCGGCCCGATGTGCGGCGCAAGATCGGCGGCGCGCCCCACGAAGACGATGCGCCCGCCCTTCACGGCGAGGGCTTCGGCCCTGGGATGGCGCGCGTCGACCGTGTAGACCGACCCGTTGCGGAACACCAGGTCCGCGGGTCGGGCCTGCAGTGGCGTGGGTCCCACGAACAGACAGATCAGGAACGAGATGATGATGCGTCGCATGCCGCGTGGGTTCCGCGCCCGTCGGGCACCTCCTGCGGTCGCCGTGAGAGGTGACGCGAGGCACAGCGCAGATGTGGGGCGTGAGGGCGCTCGGGTGCGGGTACTGCCACAGATGTGGCCCGTAACCGCGGAGCAGTACCACATCTGTGGCAGTACTGGGCTTCGGGACCCCCCTCCCCGACCGCGACACACCGATCTTCCCTACGCACGCCTCGCGCAGCGAAAGCCACAGATGTCGTTGCTGTTGCCAGGACGATACTTGCCGCGATCGGAGCCGCGAAACCTGTTGAGGAAGCAGTCGAACCACGAGCCCCCGCGAACGACGCGCTGCTCACCGTCACCGCTCTGTGCGCGTTCGCGACCGTCATCGGCGCGACAGGGGTAGGGCTGATAGAGCGACGCGCACCACTCCCAGACGTTTCCCACCATGTCCAGACACCCGAACGGCGAGCCCCCCTGCGGATACGCGCCTACCGGCAGAGGCCTCTCTGCTGAGCCCCAGTCGCCCCCGACGCTGCTTCGGCACCGCTGCGGGTCCCAGTCGTTCCCCCACGGGTACGTCAACCCTCGAGGGCCGCGGGCGGCGTACTCCCACTCGGATTCAGCCGGCAGGCGAAGCCCTGCCCATCTCGCATAGGCCACCGCGTCGTGCCACGACACGTCGACCACGGGGCACTCGTCGCCCCACGCGCTCGCGTACCGCTCGAAGCTGCCCGCGCCCCTGTGCCCGGTGGCCGCCACGAACCGACGGTACTGGGCATTCGTGAC
This genomic window from Pseudomonadota bacterium contains:
- a CDS encoding amidohydrolase; the protein is MWYCSAVTGHICGSTRTRAPSRPTSALCLASPLTATAGGARRARNPRGMRRIIISFLICLFVGPTPLQARPADLVFRNGSVYTVDARHPRAEALAVKGGRIVFVGRAADLAPHIGPRTRIVDLRGGMLLPGFQDTHVHLLDGGVDLGRCDLYACESIAEVSATIRAYARAHPRLPCVVGAGWGVSLFPGCNPSRELLDRLVPDRPAFFWASDGHNGWANSRALAAAGITASTPDPPRGRIERDAHGNPSGTLREAAATGVTEKLSPVSFDESLRGLLTAQARAHAAGITTIHDARVTRSQVAVWQAAEAKGRLTLRVVASLETDPTRGPEQVDDLVKLRASATRSRVRLTAAKIFLDGVIETHTAAMLAPYADRPHDRGISEFAPDALRALALRLDDAGFQIHMHAIGDRAVRDGLDAIEAVTVAHGPRDRRPHIAHVQLIDPADRPRFPRLGVAANFQSYWLQDNSDSKVDRVVLGPSRYAQQYPARSMWRCGARVVGGSDWPVTTLAPLDAIEVAVTHRALGDAHGAVYIPDERVSLAQAIQMYTRNAAWLGFDEARTGTLEVGRRADLVVLDHDLFKLPSHRIHAARVMLTVADGAVVYRRR